The Streptomyces sp. NBC_01275 genome has a segment encoding these proteins:
- a CDS encoding TetR/AcrR family transcriptional regulator, with protein MSAVPVEPVETPEPAWRQRAVERSTRAAKLRAEQRVQRFLDAAQELIADKGTTDFTVQEVVERSRQSLRSFYQHFDGKHELLLALFEDALSRSAVDIRAAAAGGRDPLEQLKIAVELLYHSSEPKSGAQSPLFTDFAIQLLVSHPDQVASAHLPLLGFFTELVEAAVAAGQAVSPKPRRTASLIMQTAMFTARAPSAPVGAHPSPISAEEVWAFCLGGIGGGLPRDTAGSTAEETPEAEPSAASAKRTPARTPAKPPAKKAATARRTTSSRSSAAKSASAGAPHAKG; from the coding sequence ATGAGTGCCGTCCCCGTAGAACCGGTCGAGACACCCGAGCCCGCCTGGCGGCAGCGCGCCGTCGAGCGATCCACCCGCGCCGCGAAGCTCCGCGCCGAGCAACGCGTGCAGCGATTCCTGGACGCGGCCCAGGAGCTGATCGCCGACAAGGGCACCACCGACTTCACCGTGCAGGAGGTCGTGGAGCGCTCCCGCCAGTCGCTGCGCAGCTTCTACCAGCACTTCGACGGCAAGCACGAGCTGCTGCTCGCCCTGTTCGAGGACGCGCTGTCCCGGTCGGCCGTCGACATCCGCGCGGCCGCCGCGGGCGGCCGCGACCCGCTGGAGCAGCTGAAGATCGCGGTCGAACTGCTCTACCACTCCTCCGAGCCCAAGTCGGGCGCGCAGTCCCCGCTGTTCACCGACTTCGCCATCCAGCTGCTCGTCAGCCACCCCGACCAGGTGGCCAGCGCGCATCTGCCGCTGCTCGGCTTCTTCACCGAGCTGGTGGAGGCGGCCGTGGCGGCGGGCCAGGCCGTCTCGCCCAAGCCGCGCCGCACCGCCTCCCTGATCATGCAGACGGCGATGTTCACCGCACGGGCTCCCTCGGCGCCGGTCGGCGCGCATCCCTCGCCGATCTCGGCGGAGGAGGTGTGGGCGTTCTGCCTCGGCGGCATCGGCGGCGGACTGCCCCGGGACACGGCCGGGAGCACGGCCGAGGAGACCCCCGAGGCGGAGCCCTCGGCCGCCTCCGCGAAGCGGACTCCCGCCCGGACGCCCGCCAAGCCGCCGGCCAAGAAGGCGGCCACCGCGCGCAGGACGACGTCGTCGAGGAGCAGCGCGGCCAAGTCGGCGTCGGCCGGCGCACCGCACGCCAAGGGCTGA
- a CDS encoding acyl-CoA dehydrogenase family protein, with protein MMKLADDPQVIAFRAEFAAFLDARLPAEAEARVRSRSSADVPDWARRWQRTLFEHGWLLPGQPPEYGGRDASLPQQLAHLEELAHRRIYHSFNPQGLGIIAASLLTFGSQEQKSRWAVPILRAELTAALGMSEPEAGSDLASLRTRAVLKEDPAGDFFLVDGQKIWTSGAHDADVLLAFVRTDPDAPRHRGISALLIPTDAEGVVRRPFGSIAAEDDLDFNEVFFTDVRVPRENLVGPLHEGWRVAHGSLGHERTLLWLSYAERLEDLVRDAADAGGDQEWYATLRMDLQALRLLGYRQLGPDRDPAEISVLKLLGSEAVQSAALHALEARGADALPHPAPTGPYHHMNNEAFVSSWFERYARSFAGTIAGGTSEIQRNIIAERLLGLPR; from the coding sequence ATGATGAAGCTCGCCGACGACCCCCAGGTCATCGCCTTTCGCGCCGAGTTCGCCGCGTTCCTCGACGCCCGGCTGCCCGCCGAGGCCGAGGCCCGCGTGCGCTCCCGCTCCAGCGCCGACGTCCCGGACTGGGCCCGCCGCTGGCAGCGCACCCTCTTCGAGCACGGCTGGCTGCTGCCCGGACAGCCGCCCGAGTACGGCGGCCGCGACGCGAGCCTGCCCCAACAGCTCGCCCATCTCGAGGAGTTGGCCCACCGCCGGATCTACCACAGCTTCAACCCGCAGGGCCTGGGCATCATCGCCGCCTCCCTCCTCACCTTCGGCAGCCAGGAGCAGAAGTCCCGCTGGGCCGTGCCGATCCTGCGCGCCGAGCTCACCGCCGCGCTCGGCATGAGCGAGCCGGAGGCGGGCTCCGACCTCGCCTCCCTGCGCACCCGCGCCGTACTGAAGGAGGACCCCGCGGGCGACTTCTTCCTCGTCGACGGCCAGAAGATCTGGACCTCCGGCGCCCATGACGCCGACGTCCTGCTCGCCTTCGTGCGCACCGACCCGGACGCCCCCAGGCACCGCGGGATCAGCGCCCTGTTGATCCCCACGGACGCCGAGGGCGTGGTCCGCCGTCCCTTCGGCTCGATCGCCGCCGAGGACGACCTCGACTTCAACGAGGTGTTCTTCACCGACGTCCGCGTGCCGCGCGAGAACCTCGTCGGCCCCCTGCACGAGGGCTGGCGGGTGGCCCACGGCTCCCTCGGCCATGAACGCACGCTGCTCTGGCTGTCGTACGCCGAACGGCTGGAGGACCTGGTGCGCGACGCGGCCGACGCGGGCGGCGACCAGGAGTGGTACGCCACGCTGCGGATGGACCTCCAGGCGCTGCGCCTGCTCGGGTACCGCCAGCTGGGCCCGGACCGGGACCCCGCCGAGATCTCCGTGCTGAAGCTGCTGGGCTCCGAGGCCGTCCAGTCCGCCGCCCTGCACGCCCTGGAGGCCCGGGGCGCCGACGCCCTGCCGCATCCGGCGCCGACCGGGCCGTACCACCACATGAACAACGAGGCGTTCGTCTCCAGCTGGTTCGAGCGGTACGCGCGCAGTTTCGCCGGCACCATCGCCGGCGGCACCAGCGAGATCCAGCGCAACATCATCGCCGAACGCCTCCTCGGCCTGCCGCGCTGA
- a CDS encoding enoyl-CoA hydratase → MDQILYTAEDGIATVTLNRPEAANAQTMALLDDLDAAFTRAARDEEVRVVVLRANGRHFSAGHDLKDRWPGPAEITLEWIYDAETRRYLEYALKWRNLPKPTVAAVQGKCIAAGLMLCWPCDLIVAAENAEFSDPVVHMGIGGVEYHGHTWELGPRKAKEILFTGRALTAREAEHVGMVNRVVPLDELDTAVRELAERIARMPPFGLRQAKRAVNQTLDVQGFYAALQAVFDVHQTGHGNALSVSGYPILTQLDEMKKHVEQA, encoded by the coding sequence ATGGACCAGATCCTGTACACAGCCGAGGACGGCATCGCGACCGTCACCCTCAACCGGCCCGAGGCCGCCAACGCCCAGACCATGGCCCTCCTCGACGACCTCGACGCGGCCTTCACCCGCGCCGCCCGCGACGAGGAGGTGCGGGTGGTCGTCCTACGGGCCAACGGCCGCCACTTCTCCGCCGGCCACGACCTCAAGGACCGCTGGCCCGGCCCCGCCGAGATCACCCTGGAGTGGATCTACGACGCCGAGACGCGCCGCTATCTGGAGTACGCGCTGAAGTGGCGCAACCTCCCCAAGCCCACCGTCGCCGCCGTCCAGGGCAAGTGCATCGCCGCCGGACTCATGCTGTGCTGGCCCTGCGACCTGATCGTCGCCGCCGAGAACGCGGAGTTCTCCGACCCGGTGGTCCACATGGGCATCGGAGGCGTCGAGTACCACGGCCACACCTGGGAGTTGGGCCCCCGCAAGGCCAAGGAGATCCTTTTCACCGGCCGGGCGCTCACCGCCCGCGAGGCCGAACACGTCGGCATGGTCAACCGGGTCGTCCCGCTCGACGAACTCGACACCGCCGTACGCGAGTTGGCCGAGCGCATCGCCCGGATGCCGCCCTTCGGACTGCGCCAGGCCAAGCGGGCCGTCAACCAGACCCTCGACGTCCAGGGCTTCTACGCCGCCCTCCAGGCCGTCTTCGACGTCCACCAGACCGGCCACGGCAACGCGCTCAGCGTGTCCGGCTACCCGATCCTGACCCAGCTGGACGAGATGAAGAAGCACGTCGAGCAGGCCTGA
- a CDS encoding acyl-CoA dehydrogenase family protein translates to MEFELDEEQRLLRRTVRETVAKVRGRPERQQWDTYLKLGWLEAPPLELALILEELGYAADPTPFLATATWFAPLAGRLPGGSGTAVFDGAGRYVLDADRADEVALLTPGGVAVVRGADLAAERVPVLDPQLHVAHVDAPGELVAGVPDLALVGLAATAVGACRRILDLVLAHVRQRVQFGKPLGSFQAVKHKAADMQVAIERARVLTHFAALTIAEDDSRRADAAHMAKAAAGECQRLVFRHGLQLFGAMGFTWENELQFHLKRAQACDLLLGAAPVHRKALLA, encoded by the coding sequence GTGGAGTTCGAACTCGACGAGGAGCAGCGGCTGCTGCGGCGCACGGTGCGCGAGACGGTCGCCAAGGTGCGCGGCCGGCCCGAGCGGCAGCAGTGGGACACCTATCTGAAGCTCGGCTGGCTGGAGGCGCCCCCGCTCGAACTCGCCCTCATCCTCGAGGAGTTGGGATACGCGGCCGACCCGACCCCGTTCCTGGCGACCGCCACCTGGTTCGCCCCGCTGGCCGGCCGCCTGCCCGGCGGCAGCGGCACCGCGGTCTTCGACGGCGCAGGCCGCTACGTCCTCGACGCCGACCGCGCCGACGAGGTCGCCCTGCTCACCCCCGGCGGGGTCGCCGTCGTACGCGGCGCCGACCTGGCCGCCGAGCGGGTCCCCGTCCTCGACCCCCAGCTGCACGTGGCCCACGTCGACGCCCCCGGCGAACTCGTCGCGGGCGTGCCCGACCTGGCGCTCGTCGGACTCGCCGCCACCGCCGTGGGCGCCTGTCGCCGGATCCTCGACCTCGTGCTCGCGCATGTGAGGCAGCGGGTGCAGTTCGGCAAGCCGCTGGGCTCCTTCCAGGCCGTCAAGCACAAGGCCGCCGACATGCAGGTGGCCATCGAACGGGCCCGGGTGCTCACCCACTTCGCGGCGCTGACGATCGCCGAGGACGACTCGCGCCGCGCGGACGCCGCGCACATGGCCAAGGCCGCCGCGGGGGAGTGCCAGCGCCTGGTCTTCCGGCACGGTCTGCAGCTCTTCGGCGCGATGGGCTTCACCTGGGAGAACGAGCTGCAGTTCCACCTCAAGCGCGCCCAGGCCTGCGATCTGCTGCTCGGCGCAGCGCCCGTCCACCGGAAGGCGTTGCTCGCATGA